The following are from one region of the Immundisolibacter sp. genome:
- a CDS encoding universal stress protein, with translation MTERPAKENKTMHNPLAPRTIMVPMTADRPARLALRASGQMAREHGSRLILAYVSSEPGHMEQIGFKLESLDQIRDRMEGELGAIIQEELGDLPHEAVARVDDLGDGVVALAQEHGVDLIVLETRPRSLLQRVFVPSVSAKVVHHAPCAVLVLPAASI, from the coding sequence GTGACTGAACGCCCCGCCAAGGAGAACAAGACCATGCACAACCCGCTTGCTCCCAGAACCATCATGGTGCCGATGACAGCCGATCGTCCGGCGCGCCTGGCGCTGCGCGCTAGCGGCCAGATGGCGCGTGAACACGGCAGTCGGCTGATTCTGGCCTACGTGTCGTCCGAGCCGGGGCACATGGAGCAGATCGGATTCAAGCTGGAGAGCCTCGACCAGATTCGCGATCGTATGGAGGGTGAACTGGGCGCCATCATTCAGGAAGAACTCGGTGACCTGCCGCACGAGGCCGTGGCACGGGTCGACGATCTGGGCGACGGCGTCGTGGCCCTGGCCCAGGAGCATGGCGTCGATCTGATCGTGCTGGAAACACGGCCGCGTTCGCTGCTGCAACGCGTATTCGTCCCATCGGTATCGGCCAAGGTGGTGCATCACGCGCCCTGCGCGGTGCTGGTTTTGCCGGCGGCAAGCATATGA
- a CDS encoding glutathione S-transferase family protein, with product MKIYEDRVAPNPRRVRIFLAEKGVTDVEFVPVGIADDGILTPEFLARNPLAQVPVLELDDGTHLCDSVAICRYFESLHPRPALFGEAGLDMARVEMWNRRMEFEVLWPIANVFRHIHPFFKGKHPQVPEFGEVSRAHSLKRLDWLDAELADGRSFIAGDRYTIADITALCGIDFGRISGIRVGERPHLARWHAAVSARPSAQA from the coding sequence ATGAAAATCTACGAAGACCGCGTTGCTCCAAATCCCCGCCGGGTACGCATATTTCTGGCCGAGAAAGGGGTCACGGACGTCGAGTTCGTGCCGGTTGGCATCGCTGACGACGGCATCCTGACGCCGGAGTTCCTGGCGCGTAACCCGCTGGCCCAGGTGCCGGTGCTGGAACTGGATGACGGCACTCACCTGTGCGATTCGGTGGCGATCTGTCGCTATTTTGAAAGTCTGCACCCGCGGCCGGCGCTGTTCGGCGAGGCCGGTCTGGATATGGCGCGGGTGGAGATGTGGAACCGGCGCATGGAGTTCGAGGTGTTGTGGCCCATTGCCAACGTGTTCCGGCATATCCATCCGTTCTTCAAGGGCAAACACCCGCAGGTTCCCGAGTTCGGCGAGGTCTCGCGTGCGCACTCCCTGAAGCGGCTGGATTGGCTGGACGCGGAACTTGCCGACGGCCGGTCGTTCATTGCCGGGGACCGGTACACCATTGCCGACATCACGGCCCTGTGCGGCATCGATTTTGGCCGCATCAGTGGCATTCGCGTTGGTGAGCGGCCGCATCTGGCCCGCTGGCACGCCGCGGTATCGGCACGGCCCAGCGCTCAGGCGTGA